From the Tripterygium wilfordii isolate XIE 37 chromosome 6, ASM1340144v1, whole genome shotgun sequence genome, one window contains:
- the LOC120000017 gene encoding probable protein phosphatase 2C 34 translates to MGHFSSMFNGLARFSLRKGRNSGNEEGREIAAELAKEAKKNDLLLSSSGCVNVNGSRNFASVFSKRGEKGVNQDCFIVWEEFGCQADMIFCGIFDGHGPWGHFVAKKVQESMPSSLLYNWQQTLAQTSLDEDMDLESDKKYRRLNVWKQSYMKACAAVDKELEQHRKIDSFCSGTTALTIVRQGELIYIANVGDSRAVLATTLDDGSLVPVQLTVDFKPNLPQEAERITQCNGRVFCLDDEPGVHRVWLPHKESPGLAMSRAFGDYCVKDFGLISVPEVTQRHITSKDQFVVLATDGVWDVISNQEAVQIVSSTPDQAKSAKRLVECAARAWKRKRRGIAMDDISAICLFFHSSTLLHQVHSAVTAK, encoded by the exons ATGGGGCATTTCTCTTCCATGTTCAACGGGTTAGCACGGTTTTCTTTAAGAAAAGGGAGGAATTCAGGGAATGAGGAAGGTCGAGAAATTGCAGCGGAATTGGCTAAGGAAGCGAAGAAGAATGACCTTCTATTGAGTTCTTCGGGTTGTGTAAATGTAAATGGTTCTAGAAATTTCGCATCGGTTTTCtcgaagagaggagagaaaggaGTGAATCAAGATTGCTTCATTGTATGGGAG GAATTCGGGTGTCAAGCAGACATGATCTTTTGTGGGATTTTTGATGGGCATGGTCCATGGGGACATTTTGTGGCAAAGAAAGTTCAAGAATCGATGCCTTCATCGTTGCTGTATAATTGGCAGCAGACTCTTGCACAAACTTCACTTGACGAGGATATGGACTTGGAATCAGATAAAAAGTATCGTAGATTAAATGTATGGAAACAGTCCTATATGAAAGCTTGTGCTGCTGTTGATAAGGAGCTTGAGCAGCACCGGAAAATTGATTCTTTCTGCAGTGGAACTACTGCCTTGACTATTGTCAGACAG GGTGAACTCATATACATAGCGAATGTGGGCGACTCTCGTGCTGTATTGGCAACCACATTAGATGATGGAAGCTTGGTTCCAGTACAACTAACAGTAGACTTCAAGCCCAATTTACCCC AGGAGGCTGAACGAATAACTCAATGTAACGGGCGAGTGTTCTGTCTAGACGATGAGCCTGGGGTGCATAGAGTTTGGCTACCGCATAAGGAATCACCAGGACTGGCAATGTCCAGAGCATTCGGGGATTACTGCGTAAAAGATTTTGGTCTTATATCTGTTCCTGAAGTCACACAAAGACATATAACCAGCAAAGACCAGTTCGTTGTGCTTGCAACTGATGGG GTATGGGATGTGATCTCCAATCAAGAAGCGGTGCAAATTGTATCTTCCACGCCAGACCAGGCCAAGTCGGCTAAGCGTCTGGTGGAGTGTGCTGCTCGAGCATGGAAGCGCAAGAGACGGGGGATCGCCATGGATGATATCTCAGCTATTTGTCTCTTTTTCCACTCTTCAACTTTGTTGCATCAAGTTCACTCCGCTGTAACTGCAAAATAG
- the LOC120000015 gene encoding F-box protein CPR1-like yields MSDYLPHEIVADILLRLPIRTIGVCSCVCKLWRSIITSKAFITNHLAKTREKGGSRALLRRSGCADMEGRFSLHFDTGSFDKFLDLDFPHENFLGEFHVVGYCNGLLCLADYDRFLCSRTCNVSLCNPTVRKCISLPPFSISHDFYFESLSFGFDSVSNDYKVMTIWFHNEENEYHCHSNPVVGIYSLSSNSWRDISETALSFDVVGFRSDHVVDFRSDQIFLNGAVHWILICGDRGDEEFSEKIVRFDMSHEMFDKMCLPNSLDFMFTDKSLDLSIAVFGEKLSIVCLDLSTFDTDDAWSVWVMMEYGVSDSWTKQFRISLQALEMGMHLNQVLGVRENGELILLIQNTWQSQSQNRKLLLSYNPECQQVTDLNIHSLGNTLYLDSFLEILVLLDHVNKNSKEEDIQAKKKKRKTKRKRKSKSKSKEDNSSMMKESGSRFCTRCMHLLFMVSDVILSKFC; encoded by the exons ATGTCCGATTATCTTCCCCATGAAATTGTAGCTGACATTCTCTTGAGACTGCCCATCAGAACCATTGGGGTTTGCTCGTGTGTATGCAAATTATGGCGCAGTATCATCACCAGCAAAGCTTTCATCACCAACCATCTCGCCAAAACCCGCGAGAAGGGCGGTTCTCGAGCACTCCTCAGGCGCTCCGGGTGTGCAGACATGGAAGGGCGCTTCTCTCTCCATTTCGACACAGGTTCGTTCGATAAATTTCTGGATTTGGATTTCCCACATGAAAATTTCTTGGGCGAGTTTCATGTGGTTGGCTACTGCAATGGCCTGCTGTGCTTAGCTGATTACGATCGCTTCTTGTGCTCCCGTACTTGCAACGTCTCTCTCTGTAACCCAACAGTACGAAAGTGTATCTCCCTCCCGCCTTTCTCAATTTCACACGATTTTTACTTTGAGTCCCTCAGTTTCGGCTTTGATTCTGTGTCAAATGATTACAAGGTAATGACGATTTGGTTTcacaatgaagaaaatgaatatcACTGCCATTCCAATCCCGTGGTAGGTATTTACTCACTCAGCTCGAATTCTTGGAGAGACATTAGTGAGACTGCACTGTCCTTTGATGTAGTTGGTTTTCGCAGTGATCATGTAGTTGATTTTCGCAGTGATCAGATTTTTCTGAATGGAGCTGTTCATTGGATTCTGATATGCGGTGACAGAGGAGATGAAGAGTTTTCCGAGAAAATTGTGAGGTTTGATATGTCCCACGAGATGTTTGATAAAATGTGCCTTCCAAATAGTTTGGACTTTATGTTTACTGACAAGTCCTTGGATTTGTCCATTGCTGTCTTCGGAGAAAAGCTTTCGATTGTTTGCTTGGACTTGTCCACATTTGATACTGATGATGCCTGGTCTGTGTGGGTGATGATGGAGTACGGTGTATCAGATTCTTGGACTAAGCAGTTCAGAATTAGTTTGCAAGCACTCGAAATGGGTATGCATTTGAATCAAGTTTTGGGGGTCAGGGAAAATGGCGAACTCATATTGCTAATTCAAAATACATGGCAATCGCAATCACAAAATAGAAAGCTGCTGTTGTCATATAATCCTGAGTGCCAACAGGTGACTGATCTCAACATTCACAGCTTGGGAAACACTTTGTATTTGGATAGCTTTCTGGAGATCTTGGTTTTGCTTGACCACGTGAACAAAAACTCCAAGGAAGAGGATattcaagcaaaaaaaaagaaaagaaaaacaaagagaaagagaaagagcaaGAGCAAGAGCAAGGAGGATAATTCTAGTATGATGAAAGAAAGTG GATCAAGATTTTGTACAAGGTGTATGCACCTTCTTTTCATGGTATCAGATGTAATCTTAAGTAAATTCTGCTAA
- the LOC120000018 gene encoding uncharacterized protein At5g01610-like — protein MGSVYTSLSAILCLIIFASSSLASPTAYEKLEEYNLPVGILPKGVLGYELDPSTGKFAAFFNSSCSFSLEGSYQLSYKPAVRGYVSQGRISRLEGVSVKLFFFWVNIIEVVRSGDDLEFSVGIAGAGFPINNFEESPQCGCGLNCNDVKVIKLRSNPLVGSY, from the coding sequence atgggttCTGTTTATACATCTCTATCGGCTATTCTATGCTTGATTATCTTCGCTTCATCTTCGTTAGCATCACCAACAGCGTATGAAAAGCTCGAAGAATATAACCTTCCAGTCGGGATCCTCCCAAAGGGAGTTCTCGGCTATGAACTCGACCCATCAACAGGTAAATTCGCTGCTTTCTTCAATAGTAGTTGTAGCTTTTCGCTTGAAGGATCATACCAGTTGAGCTACAAGCCCGCCGTCAGAGGGTACGTGTCCCAAGGCAGGATTTCAAGGTTGGAGGGTGTTAGTGTCAAGTTGTTCTTCTTTTGGGTCAATATTATTGAGGTTGTACGGAGTGGCGATGATCTTGAATTCTCCGTGGGGATTGCAGGTGCTGGGTTTCCTATTAATAATTTTGAGGAGAGTCCTCAATGTGGGTGTGGATTGAACTGTAATGATGTGAAAGTGATAAAGCTTAGATCAAATCCTCTTGTGGGTTCTTATTAG
- the LOC120000682 gene encoding probable pectinesterase/pectinesterase inhibitor 21: MYSDGEGSKKRKRMTIIGISSIFLVAMVIAITVGVGVNNNENEEEINGSSQKNHLSSSMKAVKVICQPTDYKEQCVKSLNANAGNATDPKELVKVAFEVAMKHINNAAKKSTLLQDLEKDPRTRLALNGCKELMNESIAELKHSFEAIGDFDMTKLDDMMANLKIWLSAAITYQETCLDGFQNTTSEAGKKMKAALQTAMQLSSNGLAIVSEMSTILSDMISGSGANRRLLNIDDEKIWFNNFGVRRLLSQTPTELKPNVVVAKDGSGDVKTIHEGLDRIPKMNNKTFVIYIKEGVYVEHVQVNRSMTNLMMIGDGAQKTRITGNKNFIDGITTFHTSTVAILGDNFIAKNIGFENSAGAIKHQAVALRVSADMSIFYNCSMDGYQDTLYAHTKRQFYRDCTISGTIDFVFGDAAAVFQNCKFLVRKPLDNQQCIVTAQGRKERRQPSALILQNCSITAAPELVPFKTQFKSYLGRPWKEYSRTIILESFIDDLIQPAGWLPWLGDFGLKTCFYTEYNNRGPGSSTAQRVTWRGIKAITPQHVVDFTPGRFIRGDPWIKPTGVPYASGLMAAGTSTTTTTTMSKSAEVV; encoded by the exons ATGTATAGTGATGGGGAAGGATCAAAGAAGAGGAAGCGAATGACCATCATAGGCATCTCTTCCATCTTCTTGGTTGCCATGGTTATCGCCATAACTGTTGGTGTTGGCgttaataataatgaaaacGAGGAAGAAATCAATGGGAGCAGCCAAAAGAATCATTTATCTTCCTCAATGAAAGCAGTCAAGGTTATTTGTCAACCGACCGATTACAAGGAACAATGTGTGAAGAGTCTCAATGCCAATGCTGGCAATGCAACTGACCCTAAAGAACTCGTTAAGGTTGCGTTTGAAGTCGCCATGAAACACATCAACAACGCAGCCAAAAAATCAACTCTCTTGCAAGACCTAGAAAAAGACCCTAGAACTCGCCTCGCCCTCAACGGTTGCAAGGAGCTCATGAACGAATCAATTGCGGAACTCAAACATTCTTTTGAGGCAATTGGGGATTTTGACATGACCAAATTGGATGACATGATGGCGAATTTGAAAATTTGGCTTAGCGCCGCGATAACATACCAAGAAACTTGTTTGGATGGATTTCAAAACACAACGAGCGAGGCGGGCAAGAAAATGAAGGCAGCATTGCAAACAGCAATGCAATTGAGTAGCAATGGCCTTGCAATTGTTTCTGAGATGTCTACCATACTATCTGATATGATTTCTGGCTCTGGGGCGAATCGTCGCCTCCTTAACATTGATGATGAGAAAATTTGGTTCAATAACTTTGGCGTTCGAAGGCTACTAAGCCAAACCCCAACTGAGCTTAAACCTAATGTGGTTGTGGCTAAGGATGGAAGCGGAGACGTCAAGACTATTCATGAGGGATTGGATCGCATCCCTAAAATGAATAACAAGACTTTTGTGATTTACATTAAGGAAGGAGTTTATGTGGAGCATGTTCAAGTCAATAGGTCCATGaccaatttgatgatgattggagATGGTGCTCAAAAGACTCGCATCACCGGAAACAAGAACTTCATCGATGGTATCACCACTTTCCACACCTCAACAGTCG CTATTCTTGGAGACAACTTCATTGCCAAGAACATAGGCTTTGAGAACTCCGCAGGTGCTATAAAACACCAGGCCGTGGCATTGAGGGTTTCCGCGGACATGTCAATCTTCTACAACTGCTCCATGGACGGATACCAAGACACCCTCTACGCCCACACCAAGCGCCAATTTTACCGTGACTGCACCATCTCCGGTACAATTGACTTCGTCTTTGGGGACGCAGCTGCAGTCTTCCAAAACTGCAAATTCTTGGTTCGCAAGCCACTGGATAACCAGCAATGCATTGTGACCGCACAAGGCAGGAAAGAGCGACGCCAACCAAGCGCCCTCATCCTCCAAAACTGCTCCATCACTGCAGCTCCTGAATTAGTCCCTTTCAAGACCCAATTCAAATCTTATTTAGGCCGTCCATGGAAGGAGTACTCTAGAACAATCATCCTGGAATCGTTCATCGATGACTTGATCCAGCCCGCGGGCTGGTTACCTTGGTTAGGCGATTTCGGGCTCAAGACTTGTTTCTACACGGAATACAACAATCGTGGTCCTGGTTCGAGCACCGCACAGCGCGTGACGTGGCGTGGAATCAAGGCAATAACACCTCAACATGTTGTGGACTTCACTCCGGGAAGGTTCATTAGAGGTGATCCATGGATTAAGCCCACTGGAGTGCCTTATGCCTCTGGATTGATGGCTGCAGGAACAAGTACtactacaacaacaacaatgtcTAAAAGTGCTGAAGTAGTTTGA